In Edaphobacter paludis, a single window of DNA contains:
- the flgC gene encoding flagellar basal body rod protein FlgC translates to MNLFGVMDVSASALKAERVRAEVVASNMANAETTRTPEGGPYQRHHVVFEAEGDASFQHSLMSQMGGVLSDGADGFGSGFSSLSGDVTAAGETPGGVAVTGVIADNSAPLRRYDPQHPDAGPDGFVAYPDINPLTEMTDLMGATRSYGMNASAVQAEKNMVTSSLDILK, encoded by the coding sequence ATGAATTTATTTGGCGTGATGGATGTAAGTGCGTCGGCGTTGAAGGCAGAGCGGGTGCGGGCTGAAGTGGTCGCCTCGAATATGGCGAACGCAGAGACGACACGGACACCGGAGGGCGGCCCTTATCAGCGGCATCATGTGGTCTTCGAGGCGGAGGGTGATGCGAGTTTTCAGCACTCATTGATGAGCCAGATGGGTGGCGTTCTCAGCGATGGGGCTGATGGGTTCGGTTCCGGTTTTAGCAGCTTGTCCGGCGACGTAACCGCAGCGGGTGAAACACCAGGCGGGGTTGCGGTAACGGGAGTGATCGCGGACAACAGCGCTCCGCTGCGTAGATACGATCCGCAGCATCCCGATGCGGGACCTGATGGATTTGTGGCTTATCCGGACATCAATCCGCTGACGGAGATGACGGACCTGATGGGCGCGACACGATCGTATGGGATGAATGCTTCCGCAGTTCAGGCAGAGAAGAACATGGTCACGTCATCACTGGACATTTTGAAGTAG
- the fliE gene encoding flagellar hook-basal body complex protein FliE has protein sequence MIDAGTIAGVMKGIQGGAGSAGFLDTTTNTAASAGDAPFAGMFQTMVQQTSALDKKASQAVTGVLTGQGVEIHDAMIATQKADMAFELALQVRNKAVAAYQQMMGMQF, from the coding sequence ATGATTGACGCTGGAACAATTGCCGGGGTGATGAAGGGGATTCAGGGTGGGGCCGGATCCGCGGGCTTTCTGGATACCACAACGAATACAGCAGCGAGCGCGGGTGACGCGCCCTTTGCCGGGATGTTTCAAACGATGGTGCAGCAGACGAGTGCTTTGGACAAGAAAGCTTCGCAGGCAGTGACCGGCGTGTTGACAGGGCAGGGGGTAGAGATTCATGACGCGATGATCGCGACGCAGAAGGCTGATATGGCTTTTGAGCTGGCGTTGCAGGTGCGCAACAAGGCGGTGGCGGCGTACCAGCAGATGATGGGCATGCAGTTCTAA
- the flgB gene encoding flagellar basal body rod protein FlgB: protein MEVTTPLSDALNRYLDLTSEQMKLTASNMANVDTPGYKTEGFNFEQQFMQQMNGSEQADFGAGATVQDVDGLVARPDGNNVSMDREGMQMAKSQLQFRLGVELLKQQFTNVMDAIHAEAK from the coding sequence ATGGAAGTGACTACTCCTTTGAGCGATGCGCTGAACCGGTATTTGGATCTGACCAGCGAGCAGATGAAGTTGACGGCGAGCAACATGGCCAATGTCGATACGCCTGGCTATAAGACTGAGGGCTTCAATTTTGAGCAGCAGTTTATGCAACAGATGAATGGCAGCGAGCAGGCGGACTTTGGTGCGGGGGCGACGGTGCAGGATGTTGACGGTCTGGTGGCGCGGCCGGATGGCAACAATGTCTCGATGGATCGCGAAGGAATGCAGATGGCGAAGTCACAGTTGCAGTTTCGGCTGGGCGTGGAACTGCTGAAGCAGCAATTTACGAATGTGATGGATGCAATTCACGCGGAGGCGAAGTAG